One genomic window of Desulfuromonas sp. AOP6 includes the following:
- the mutL gene encoding DNA mismatch repair endonuclease MutL, with protein sequence MKHRIQLLPEKLCNQIAAGEVVERPSSVVKELVENSLDAGATEVRVEVEKGGRSLIRIVDNGSGMGREDAFLSLERHATSKIRTDEDLFAIRTLGFRGEALPSIAAVSRLTLRTREEDSLEGSEIYLEGGTVRRADAIGMPRGTTIEVRNLFFNLPARRKFLRREETELGHIGDVVTKMALARPDVQFKLSHNGRVLLDVYRHDSLRQRALALLGKTLASDLVAVEGDGQDLKVTGLVSQPSSTRSTTSAMFAFVNGRYVRDRVIQHAILDGYRNLLLKGRYPVVVLFIEMDPQLVDVNVHPTKHEVRFREQSLVHDFIAATVRDALRPAAWLKEEPRPEIGRDARAPWEDASRPISSPLPPGLPLPAPSSAPRFEAREVADPFGSPSAPALSLPEKNICRDSSAGFFSSLILIGQFGHSYLLCQEGDDLILIDQHAAHERIGFERLKSQLRQGKIERQALLFPDVLEFDFRQAALVQEHLDDLQRLGFEMEPFGGNSFVLKAVPQLLHKADPVALLRDVAGELAQIGQSDMLEEALDQVLILMACHTMVRANQKLSLPQMQALLNDMDTVDFKGHCPHGRPVMQRLSRGEIEKMFKRT encoded by the coding sequence ATGAAACACCGTATTCAACTGCTCCCCGAAAAACTGTGTAACCAGATTGCTGCCGGCGAAGTGGTCGAGCGGCCTTCTTCGGTCGTGAAAGAGCTGGTGGAAAATTCCCTGGACGCCGGCGCTACCGAAGTGCGCGTTGAAGTTGAAAAGGGGGGCAGAAGCCTGATCCGTATCGTGGATAACGGTTCCGGTATGGGACGGGAGGACGCCTTTTTGTCCCTGGAACGCCACGCCACCAGCAAGATAAGGACGGATGAGGATCTTTTCGCCATTCGCACCCTGGGCTTTCGCGGTGAGGCTCTGCCTTCCATTGCCGCTGTCTCGCGCCTGACCTTGCGAACGCGGGAGGAGGACTCTCTCGAAGGAAGCGAGATCTATCTTGAAGGCGGTACCGTCAGACGGGCGGATGCCATTGGCATGCCCCGGGGGACAACAATCGAGGTTCGCAATCTCTTCTTCAATCTACCGGCACGGCGAAAATTTCTTCGTCGCGAGGAAACGGAGCTGGGCCACATCGGTGACGTCGTGACAAAAATGGCGCTGGCCCGTCCCGATGTTCAGTTCAAGCTCAGCCATAACGGCCGCGTCCTGCTCGATGTTTACCGGCACGACAGCCTTCGACAGAGAGCCCTTGCCCTTCTAGGGAAAACCCTGGCCAGCGATCTGGTTGCCGTCGAAGGCGACGGGCAGGATTTGAAGGTCACCGGACTGGTTTCCCAGCCGTCCTCCACCCGCTCGACGACATCGGCCATGTTTGCTTTCGTGAACGGACGCTATGTGCGGGATCGTGTTATACAGCACGCCATCCTGGACGGTTACCGGAATCTGCTCTTGAAGGGGAGGTACCCGGTGGTCGTTCTCTTCATCGAGATGGACCCGCAATTGGTGGACGTCAATGTTCATCCGACCAAGCACGAAGTGCGCTTTCGCGAGCAATCCCTGGTTCATGATTTTATCGCGGCGACCGTGCGGGACGCTCTGCGTCCGGCTGCCTGGTTGAAGGAGGAGCCTCGGCCGGAGATCGGCCGGGATGCTCGTGCACCGTGGGAAGATGCCAGTCGCCCCATATCGTCCCCTTTGCCCCCGGGTTTGCCGCTGCCGGCGCCGTCGTCCGCCCCGCGTTTCGAGGCCAGGGAAGTGGCAGATCCCTTTGGTTCGCCTTCGGCACCGGCACTTTCGCTTCCGGAAAAGAACATTTGCAGGGATTCGTCCGCCGGCTTCTTTTCCTCCCTGATTCTTATCGGACAGTTCGGTCATTCCTATCTACTCTGCCAGGAAGGCGACGATCTCATTCTTATCGATCAGCATGCGGCCCATGAGCGCATCGGCTTTGAACGTCTCAAAAGTCAATTGCGCCAAGGAAAGATTGAGCGGCAAGCTTTGCTTTTTCCTGATGTGCTGGAATTCGACTTTCGGCAGGCGGCTCTTGTGCAGGAACATTTGGACGATCTGCAGCGTCTCGGTTTTGAAATGGAGCCTTTCGGCGGCAACAGTTTTGTTCTCAAGGCCGTGCCACAGCTGCTGCACAAGGCCGATCCCGTCGCCCTGCTGCGGGACGTCGCCGGAGAACTGGCCCAGATCGGCCAAAGTGATATGCTGGAAGAAGCTCTGGACCAGGTCCTCATCCTTATGGCCTGTCACACCATGGTCCGGGCCAATCAGAAATTGTCCCTGCCGCAGATGCAGGCTTTGCTCAACGATATGGACACAGTCGATTTTAAAGGTCACTGTCCGCACGGTCGCCCGGTTATGCAGCGTCTGTCACGGGGAGAGATCGAAAAGATGTTCAAGAGGACCTGA
- a CDS encoding AAA family ATPase has translation MSYSEHFGLEREPFSNAPDARFYFNSEQHSQALIRLRYAVDSNKGLALLVGGIGTGKTTLARRMLDSLPDDKYESSLLVMIHSSVTPEWILTRIAMQLGVEDPAPDRLTLIKQLFERLLEIEESGRKAVVLIDEAQMMQTKELMEEFRGLLNLEIPGKKLLNIVFFGLHEVEDCLRLDEPLAQRVAVKYNLKSFTVEATEAYIKHRLRVAKSKRMLFEPDTIAAIHSFAGGVPRLINTICDNCLFEAYLQKLPSVSLKVVSSVAGDLGLLSKPLSSGSQKDDLADFDEIENMLESLEQNS, from the coding sequence ATGAGTTACAGCGAACATTTCGGCCTGGAAAGAGAGCCCTTTTCCAACGCTCCAGACGCTCGCTTTTACTTCAATAGTGAACAGCACAGTCAGGCCTTGATCCGCCTGCGTTACGCTGTTGATTCCAACAAAGGACTGGCGCTACTGGTAGGTGGGATCGGCACTGGCAAGACGACCCTGGCTCGCCGCATGCTCGACAGTCTTCCTGACGACAAGTACGAATCCTCCCTTCTGGTCATGATTCACTCCAGTGTGACGCCGGAATGGATTCTGACCCGAATTGCCATGCAGCTTGGGGTCGAAGATCCCGCGCCTGATCGTCTCACCTTGATCAAACAGCTGTTCGAGCGTCTGCTGGAGATCGAAGAGAGTGGCCGCAAGGCCGTCGTGCTCATCGACGAGGCTCAGATGATGCAGACCAAGGAACTCATGGAAGAATTCCGCGGACTCCTCAATCTGGAAATCCCCGGGAAGAAACTGCTGAATATTGTCTTCTTCGGCCTACACGAAGTGGAAGACTGCCTGCGGCTAGATGAACCCCTGGCCCAAAGGGTGGCGGTCAAATACAATCTCAAGTCCTTTACCGTCGAAGCCACCGAGGCCTACATCAAGCATCGTCTGCGGGTGGCCAAATCAAAAAGGATGCTTTTTGAGCCGGATACCATTGCGGCCATTCACAGCTTTGCCGGAGGTGTTCCGCGCCTGATCAACACAATTTGCGACAACTGCCTGTTTGAGGCCTACCTGCAGAAGCTCCCCTCCGTGAGCCTCAAGGTTGTCTCAAGTGTGGCAGGAGATCTGGGTCTTTTGAGCAAGCCCCTCTCCAGCGGCTCCCAAAAAGACGACCTGGCTGATTTTGACGAAATCGAAAACATGCTCGAAAGTCTTGAACAGAACTCCTGA
- a CDS encoding glucose-6-phosphate isomerase has product MEIRLDYTNMMADAVGEMQGIHDADLNALEPRTLEIHRQLMAARQQGSLPFYDLPFDRATLEEVITLAADLRRDFDDLVVLGIGGSALGTLALFRALRPFHHNLLSSAKRGSYPRLHVLDNVDPAGVAQTLDLLDPLRTVFLIISKSGTTVETMSQFAIARQWAAGVCGKEVNRHFILITDPDKGVLRRLADEQGYRSLSIPAEVGGRFSVFTPVGLLPLAAVGVDVRELLAGAMAMEKRATLEDFRRNPAYINAALQYLAYRKNMPISVMMPYSDGLRDMADWYRQLWAESLGKKYGLDGQVIHVGPTPVKALGTTDQHSQVQLYMEGPFDKVVTFLALDDYGADLIIPAVPGAPELDYLQGKTLAELIRSEQKATAMALSTNGRPNCTLTLPDLSAHSLGALVYMLEVQTVFAGGLFGVDPLDQPGVEEGKEYTYALMGRKGYDQKRQAFDNWFRGVKERFV; this is encoded by the coding sequence ATGGAAATTCGTCTTGATTACACCAATATGATGGCTGATGCCGTGGGAGAGATGCAGGGAATCCACGATGCCGATCTCAACGCCCTGGAGCCCAGGACCCTGGAGATTCATCGTCAACTGATGGCGGCGCGCCAACAGGGAAGCCTTCCTTTTTACGATCTTCCTTTTGACCGGGCGACCCTCGAAGAGGTTATCACTCTGGCGGCCGATCTTCGCAGGGATTTTGACGATCTTGTCGTTCTGGGTATTGGTGGTTCTGCCCTTGGAACCCTGGCTCTTTTCAGGGCCCTGCGTCCTTTTCATCACAACCTGCTGTCGTCAGCGAAGAGGGGCTCCTATCCCCGCCTGCATGTTCTGGACAATGTGGACCCCGCCGGTGTGGCCCAGACCCTCGATCTGCTCGATCCTTTGCGCACTGTTTTTCTGATTATCAGCAAGTCGGGCACCACCGTTGAGACCATGAGCCAGTTCGCTATTGCCCGCCAGTGGGCGGCGGGCGTCTGCGGTAAAGAGGTGAACCGCCACTTTATTCTTATCACCGATCCGGACAAGGGCGTGCTGCGACGGCTGGCCGACGAACAGGGTTACCGTTCCCTTTCCATCCCAGCGGAGGTTGGAGGGCGTTTTTCTGTTTTCACGCCTGTCGGGCTTTTGCCCCTGGCGGCCGTTGGCGTCGATGTGCGTGAACTTCTTGCCGGCGCTATGGCCATGGAGAAACGGGCCACCCTGGAGGATTTCCGCAGAAACCCCGCCTATATCAACGCGGCCCTGCAGTATCTGGCCTACCGCAAGAACATGCCGATCTCGGTCATGATGCCCTACAGTGACGGTTTGCGGGATATGGCCGACTGGTACCGCCAGCTTTGGGCGGAGAGCCTTGGGAAAAAATACGGCCTGGATGGACAGGTGATTCACGTGGGGCCTACTCCTGTGAAGGCGCTGGGAACCACCGATCAGCACAGCCAGGTGCAATTGTACATGGAAGGGCCTTTTGACAAAGTCGTCACCTTTCTGGCCCTGGATGACTATGGGGCAGATCTCATTATCCCGGCGGTGCCGGGAGCACCGGAACTCGACTATCTGCAGGGCAAAACCCTGGCCGAACTGATTCGCAGCGAACAAAAGGCAACAGCTATGGCTCTTTCCACCAACGGTCGACCCAACTGCACTCTGACTCTGCCCGATCTTTCGGCCCATTCCCTTGGGGCGCTGGTCTACATGCTTGAGGTGCAGACCGTCTTTGCCGGCGGGCTCTTCGGTGTCGATCCTCTCGATCAGCCGGGCGTCGAGGAAGGCAAGGAGTACACTTACGCTCTGATGGGGCGAAAAGGGTACGACCAGAAACGTCAGGCTTTCGACAACTGGTTTCGGGGAGTCAAGGAGCGCTTTGTCTAG
- a CDS encoding pseudouridine synthase yields the protein MNKGAAERLQKIIAAAGLASRRQAEKWIEAGRVTVNGRLATLGDTADMARDEVAVDGKPLAIQGRRTYILLNKPAGYLTSLRDPQGRPLVTDLVREVDARLYPVGRLDFMTEGLLILTNDGDFAQRLAHPRHEVDKTYLVRVRGALTAAAQKRLQEGVNLEDGPTAPARVERVRQSGSHTWFEITIHEGRNRQVRRMCEAVGHPVSRLKRVRLAFLDLKDIPPGKFRHLTPAEVSRLKRL from the coding sequence ATGAATAAAGGCGCCGCCGAAAGGCTGCAGAAGATCATCGCTGCGGCCGGACTCGCTTCCAGAAGGCAGGCGGAAAAATGGATCGAGGCGGGGAGGGTGACGGTGAATGGCCGCCTGGCCACCCTGGGAGACACGGCCGACATGGCCCGCGATGAGGTGGCAGTCGACGGCAAACCTCTGGCCATCCAAGGCCGCCGCACCTATATCCTGCTCAACAAGCCGGCAGGATATCTGACTTCCCTGCGGGATCCCCAGGGTCGCCCTCTGGTCACGGACCTGGTGCGTGAGGTGGATGCCCGGCTCTACCCGGTCGGACGTCTCGACTTCATGACGGAAGGGTTGCTCATCCTGACCAATGATGGCGATTTCGCCCAGCGTCTGGCCCATCCCCGTCATGAGGTGGACAAGACCTATCTGGTTCGGGTGCGAGGGGCTCTGACCGCGGCTGCCCAAAAGCGGCTGCAGGAGGGCGTTAACCTGGAGGACGGCCCTACGGCGCCGGCCCGGGTCGAGCGTGTGCGTCAGTCCGGCAGCCACACCTGGTTCGAAATCACCATCCATGAAGGGCGCAATCGGCAAGTGCGGCGCATGTGCGAGGCGGTTGGCCACCCCGTGAGTCGTCTCAAACGCGTTCGCCTGGCCTTTCTGGACCTCAAGGATATTCCTCCGGGCAAGTTTCGGCATCTCACCCCGGCCGAGGTCAGCCGATTGAAAAGGCTCTGA
- the scpB gene encoding SMC-Scp complex subunit ScpB, with protein MDTTEIKTIVESLVFASEAPIKAERLAEALDVDKEVIVTVLRELVRDYETMRRGFHLQEVAGGYQFRSRPEYAEWVRRLQKNRPFKFSRAALETLAIIAYRQPVTRAEVEYLRGVDSGGVVKTLLDKHLIRILGKKDIAGRPLLYGTTAEFLQVFGLADLSSLPTLKEFSELTPETLETEGAHLEDGAGHGWPEDELDE; from the coding sequence TTGGATACCACTGAGATCAAGACCATCGTAGAGAGCCTTGTTTTTGCTTCCGAGGCGCCGATCAAGGCGGAGAGGCTGGCGGAGGCCCTCGACGTGGACAAAGAGGTGATCGTGACGGTTCTGCGGGAACTGGTGCGCGACTATGAGACCATGCGGCGCGGTTTTCACCTGCAGGAGGTGGCGGGAGGCTACCAGTTCCGCAGCCGTCCCGAATATGCCGAATGGGTGCGGCGTCTGCAGAAGAACCGGCCCTTCAAGTTTTCCCGGGCGGCGTTGGAGACCCTTGCCATTATCGCCTACCGACAGCCGGTGACACGGGCCGAGGTCGAATATCTGCGTGGGGTCGATTCAGGCGGCGTCGTCAAAACCCTGCTGGATAAGCATCTCATCCGTATCCTGGGCAAAAAAGATATCGCCGGGCGGCCTCTGCTGTATGGAACGACTGCCGAGTTTCTGCAGGTATTCGGCTTGGCCGACCTTTCCAGTCTGCCGACCTTGAAAGAGTTCAGCGAGTTGACTCCGGAAACGCTGGAAACGGAAGGGGCGCATCTTGAAGACGGGGCGGGGCACGGCTGGCCCGAGGATGAGTTGGATGAATAA
- a CDS encoding segregation/condensation protein A yields MAYQVKIENFEGPLDLLLHLIKKNEMDIYDIPMAAITAQYLAFIDAMKNLNLDVAGEFLLMAATLIHIKSRLLLPASEEEEQEEEEEDPRAELVRRLLEYQKYKDAAEMLDAFPQLQRDVFVRDFLEPEAEVATETEFEAVGIYELVEAFRFFLKEHPEAPAHEVDAERLSVTERIHGILDLFNSRENLLFTELFSEKPDRHEIVVTFLAMLELVKLRLLRLMQNEKHGPIWLYPAEGSAEGATCPVDEETLGYH; encoded by the coding sequence ATGGCCTATCAGGTTAAAATTGAAAATTTCGAAGGGCCCCTCGATCTGCTCCTCCATCTCATCAAAAAGAACGAGATGGATATCTACGATATCCCCATGGCGGCGATCACCGCCCAGTATCTGGCCTTTATCGATGCCATGAAAAATCTCAATCTCGACGTGGCCGGAGAGTTTCTGCTCATGGCGGCGACCCTGATTCATATCAAGTCGCGCCTGCTGCTGCCGGCCAGCGAAGAGGAGGAACAGGAGGAGGAAGAGGAAGATCCCCGCGCCGAACTGGTTCGCCGTCTGCTCGAATACCAGAAATACAAGGATGCCGCGGAGATGCTCGATGCCTTTCCGCAGCTGCAGCGGGATGTCTTTGTGCGGGATTTTCTGGAGCCCGAGGCCGAAGTGGCGACAGAGACGGAGTTCGAGGCCGTGGGCATCTACGAACTGGTCGAGGCGTTTCGTTTTTTTCTGAAGGAACATCCCGAAGCGCCGGCGCACGAGGTGGATGCGGAGAGGCTTTCCGTTACCGAACGTATCCATGGCATTCTGGATCTCTTTAATAGCCGTGAAAACCTGCTCTTTACCGAACTGTTCAGCGAAAAGCCCGACCGGCATGAGATCGTGGTCACCTTCCTGGCCATGCTCGAACTGGTCAAGTTGCGTCTGCTCCGCCTGATGCAGAACGAAAAACATGGCCCTATCTGGCTTTATCCCGCGGAGGGGAGCGCCGAGGGGGCGACCTGCCCCGTGGATGAGGAGACCCTTGGATACCACTGA
- a CDS encoding site-2 protease family protein, producing the protein MEQILVKISIMLVPALLAVTVHELSHGFFAEKFGDPTARLLGRLTLNPLKHLDPIGTLALLFFGFGWARPVPVNFNNLKNPKQNMVWVALAGPLSNFALALLSALLLRVMAVIAELKILEGTLLQAAFEPIVLMVSFSLLINVILAIFNLIPVPPLDGGRVLTGILPKKQADMLARLEPFGFVIIIFVIFFTDVWRLFLYPLIWFVVGKLAGPQVGVVEYVMQFLFGN; encoded by the coding sequence ATGGAACAAATTCTGGTCAAAATTTCGATCATGCTGGTTCCCGCCTTGCTGGCGGTTACCGTGCATGAGTTGTCCCACGGCTTTTTTGCCGAAAAGTTCGGTGATCCGACTGCCCGTCTTTTAGGCCGCCTGACTCTCAATCCGCTCAAGCACCTCGACCCTATCGGTACGCTGGCCCTGCTGTTTTTCGGCTTCGGGTGGGCGCGGCCCGTCCCCGTCAATTTCAACAACCTTAAAAATCCCAAGCAGAACATGGTCTGGGTGGCTCTGGCCGGCCCCTTGAGCAATTTCGCCCTGGCCTTACTTTCGGCGTTGCTGCTGCGTGTCATGGCAGTGATAGCCGAGTTGAAAATTCTGGAAGGAACCCTGCTGCAGGCCGCCTTTGAACCTATTGTGCTCATGGTATCCTTCAGTCTGCTGATCAATGTCATCCTGGCCATTTTCAACCTGATTCCCGTGCCCCCTCTCGACGGCGGCCGCGTGTTGACTGGCATTCTCCCCAAGAAACAGGCCGATATGCTGGCTCGCCTGGAGCCTTTCGGGTTTGTCATCATCATCTTCGTCATTTTCTTCACCGATGTCTGGCGACTTTTTCTTTACCCCCTCATCTGGTTCGTGGTTGGCAAACTGGCCGGTCCCCAGGTGGGTGTGGTGGAATATGTCATGCAATTTCTTTTCGGAAACTGA
- a CDS encoding CBS domain-containing protein has translation MEVITTHVNADFDCLGSMIAARRLYPGAHMVFAGAQERNLREFLQEGEVDPGLFKRVKDIDLEQVSRLILVDVRQSDRIGPFGEVSRRDNVEIHIYDHHPAGKADLKGVVEHIEPVGSTVTVLTGIFRQRGIEPTAAEATMMMLGLYEDTGSLLFSSTTTDDYLAAAFLLSHGADLNTVADFLTQELTADQVALLHDLIESRTILNIAGVEVVIAQASADHFVGDLAVLAHKLMDMEGTQALIVVVRLGGRVFMVGRSRAPEVDMGQIFSRFGGGGHSFAASATVRDLTLLEIVDRLPSVLQQHVQPRWEARHLMSSPVKTIAKNASMRDTRAIFTRYNINALPVVDDNRVVGLITRQLADRAVHHGLAEQPVNDYMTGDFFEVDPRTPIAVLQEQLMERNQRFIPVVEEGRLVGAITRTDLLRHMISGARALRTGTEAIDTLVGGGGLKKRRVERMLAEQLPQRIQDLLRRFGSIADEQGVSIFAVGGFVRDLLLEQENLDIDIVVEGDGIAFAEACAADQGCRIRSHKKFGTAVLIFPDGFKLDIASARMEYYTAPGALPQVEHAGIKLDLYRRDFTINTLAIALNEAHYGELIDFFGAQKDLKEKAVRVLHSLSFVEDPTRIFRAIRFEQRLGFHLGVHTQQLLLSAVRMGFLAKAGGRRIYNELVIILKEAAPLPALLRMGEFGLLQRLQAGLEVNPGIRQLFERAPRILNWFELLYTGKTCQAWQVYFLCLLADLDHAAVRGCCERLDVPPRQRQVFMEERREGLRVLQLLERRHSRQSLPGPVDLHRWLDPLSTEILLFLMARASCEEVRRWISLFVTQLRDVVPLLNGHDLRSLGIPPGPQYKTILAALLKARLAGRVVTREDELAMVRKRFLSTEGDDHE, from the coding sequence ATGGAAGTTATCACCACTCACGTCAATGCCGATTTCGACTGCCTTGGCAGCATGATTGCCGCCCGTCGGCTCTACCCTGGGGCCCATATGGTCTTTGCCGGGGCGCAGGAGAGAAATCTGCGTGAGTTTCTGCAGGAAGGGGAGGTGGATCCGGGCCTTTTCAAGCGCGTGAAGGATATCGACCTGGAGCAGGTCAGCCGTCTTATCCTGGTGGACGTGCGTCAGTCCGACCGCATTGGCCCTTTCGGCGAAGTGTCCCGCCGGGACAATGTGGAAATTCATATCTACGATCACCATCCGGCCGGCAAGGCTGATCTCAAAGGGGTCGTGGAGCACATTGAGCCGGTCGGCTCCACGGTGACGGTCCTGACCGGTATCTTCCGACAGCGGGGCATCGAGCCGACGGCGGCAGAGGCGACTATGATGATGCTCGGCCTCTATGAAGATACCGGCAGCCTGCTCTTCAGTTCCACGACCACGGATGATTATCTGGCCGCCGCCTTTCTCCTCTCCCATGGCGCCGACCTCAACACGGTCGCCGATTTTCTTACCCAGGAACTGACCGCCGACCAGGTGGCACTGCTGCATGATCTGATCGAGTCCCGCACCATTCTCAACATCGCCGGTGTCGAAGTGGTCATCGCCCAGGCCTCGGCCGACCACTTTGTCGGCGATCTTGCCGTATTGGCTCATAAGCTCATGGACATGGAAGGGACGCAGGCCCTGATCGTGGTTGTGCGCCTGGGCGGACGGGTCTTTATGGTGGGACGCTCCCGGGCACCCGAAGTCGACATGGGCCAGATTTTCTCCCGCTTCGGTGGTGGCGGTCATTCCTTTGCCGCCTCGGCGACGGTGCGCGATCTGACCCTGCTGGAAATCGTCGATCGACTTCCCTCGGTGTTGCAGCAGCATGTTCAACCCCGCTGGGAAGCCCGCCACCTCATGTCCTCGCCGGTCAAAACCATCGCTAAAAACGCCAGTATGCGTGATACGCGCGCTATTTTCACCCGCTACAACATCAATGCGCTTCCCGTGGTGGACGACAACCGGGTGGTCGGGCTGATCACCCGCCAGCTGGCGGACCGGGCTGTTCACCATGGGCTGGCCGAGCAGCCGGTCAACGATTATATGACCGGAGATTTCTTCGAGGTCGATCCCCGTACCCCTATTGCCGTGCTGCAGGAACAGCTGATGGAGCGTAATCAGCGTTTTATCCCGGTGGTGGAGGAAGGCCGCCTCGTCGGCGCCATCACCCGTACAGACCTTCTGCGTCATATGATTTCTGGCGCCCGCGCCCTGCGTACAGGGACCGAGGCGATCGATACCCTTGTTGGCGGCGGCGGTCTTAAAAAACGACGGGTTGAGCGCATGCTGGCCGAACAGTTGCCCCAGCGCATTCAGGACCTTCTGCGGCGGTTCGGGAGCATTGCCGATGAGCAGGGTGTCAGCATCTTCGCTGTCGGCGGTTTTGTGCGCGACCTGCTCCTGGAGCAGGAAAATCTCGATATCGATATCGTGGTCGAAGGTGACGGCATCGCCTTTGCTGAAGCCTGCGCGGCGGATCAGGGCTGTCGCATCCGTTCGCACAAAAAGTTCGGCACGGCGGTGCTGATTTTTCCGGACGGCTTCAAGCTCGATATCGCTTCGGCCCGCATGGAATATTACACCGCCCCCGGTGCCTTGCCCCAGGTCGAGCATGCCGGCATCAAGCTCGACCTTTATCGGCGCGACTTCACCATCAACACTTTGGCAATTGCTCTAAATGAGGCCCACTATGGTGAGCTGATCGATTTTTTTGGCGCCCAGAAAGATCTCAAAGAAAAGGCTGTCCGTGTTCTGCACAGCCTGAGCTTTGTCGAGGATCCGACCCGCATTTTTCGCGCGATACGCTTTGAACAGCGCCTTGGCTTTCATCTTGGCGTTCACACCCAGCAGTTGCTCCTCAGTGCCGTGCGCATGGGCTTTCTTGCCAAGGCGGGAGGGCGTCGCATCTATAACGAACTGGTCATTATTCTAAAAGAGGCGGCGCCTTTGCCGGCCCTGTTGCGCATGGGAGAGTTCGGCCTCCTTCAACGCCTGCAGGCCGGGCTCGAGGTGAACCCTGGCATCCGGCAGCTTTTCGAGAGGGCGCCGCGTATTCTGAACTGGTTCGAACTGCTCTACACGGGGAAAACCTGCCAGGCCTGGCAGGTCTATTTTCTCTGCCTGCTCGCTGATCTTGATCATGCTGCCGTGCGCGGGTGCTGTGAACGCCTGGATGTCCCGCCCAGGCAGCGGCAGGTGTTTATGGAGGAACGTCGGGAAGGTCTGCGCGTCCTGCAGCTTCTGGAACGCCGCCACAGTCGGCAATCGCTCCCCGGTCCTGTTGACCTGCACCGCTGGCTGGACCCCCTCTCCACCGAGATCCTGCTCTTTCTCATGGCCCGGGCCTCCTGCGAAGAAGTGAGACGCTGGATCTCCCTTTTTGTCACTCAGTTGCGCGATGTCGTCCCGCTGCTCAATGGACATGATCTGCGCAGTCTCGGTATTCCGCCTGGCCCCCAGTACAAAACGATTCTGGCCGCTCTGCTCAAGGCGCGTCTTGCCGGGCGCGTGGTCACCCGTGAGGATGAACTGGCCATGGTGCGCAAGCGTTTTTTGTCAACCGAGGGCGATGATCATGAATAG
- a CDS encoding dihydroorotate dehydrogenase, protein MKNKRPSLAVEIAGIKLKNPVMPASGTFGYGEEYAPFMDLERLGAIVTKGLSLAPKAGNPTPRIAETISGMLNAIGLQNVGVDAFIQHKLPFLREINTPVIVNFFGNTLDEYGEVARRLSDIPEVAGVELNISCPNVKQGGIVFGTDPVAASEVVGLVRKHLNKPLIVKLTPNVTDISVTARAAEEAGADAICCINTLTGMAVDVKTRRPRLANRTGGLSGPAIRPVAVRMVHQVVQAVKVPVIGVGGIMRPVDALEFLIVGAKAVQVGTANFVDPAAMITIIDGIEAFCVEEGISDIHQLIGSLQL, encoded by the coding sequence ATGAAGAACAAACGCCCCAGCCTGGCGGTGGAGATCGCCGGCATTAAGCTGAAGAACCCGGTCATGCCGGCCTCGGGTACCTTCGGTTACGGCGAAGAATATGCGCCCTTTATGGACCTCGAGCGCCTCGGAGCCATCGTGACCAAGGGGCTGTCGCTGGCGCCCAAGGCTGGTAACCCGACGCCGCGCATCGCCGAGACCATCAGCGGCATGCTCAACGCCATCGGTCTGCAGAATGTCGGCGTGGATGCCTTTATCCAGCATAAGCTTCCCTTCCTGCGGGAGATCAACACACCGGTCATCGTCAACTTCTTCGGCAATACCCTGGATGAGTATGGCGAGGTGGCCCGGCGGCTTTCCGATATTCCCGAGGTGGCCGGAGTGGAACTGAACATCTCCTGTCCCAATGTCAAGCAGGGCGGCATCGTCTTCGGTACCGACCCTGTGGCCGCCTCCGAAGTGGTCGGCCTGGTACGCAAACATCTGAACAAACCCCTTATCGTCAAGCTGACTCCCAACGTTACGGATATCTCGGTGACGGCCCGGGCGGCTGAAGAGGCGGGAGCTGATGCCATCTGCTGCATCAATACCCTCACCGGCATGGCCGTTGACGTCAAGACCCGGCGGCCGCGCCTGGCCAACAGGACGGGTGGCCTTTCAGGGCCGGCCATCCGGCCGGTGGCGGTGCGCATGGTTCACCAGGTAGTGCAGGCCGTCAAGGTACCCGTCATCGGCGTCGGCGGCATCATGCGTCCTGTCGATGCCCTGGAGTTTCTCATCGTGGGGGCTAAGGCCGTGCAGGTGGGAACCGCCAACTTTGTCGATCCCGCCGCCATGATCACCATTATCGACGGCATCGAGGCTTTCTGTGTGGAAGAGGGGATCTCGGATATCCATCAGCTGATAGGCAGCCTGCAACTCTGA